The proteins below are encoded in one region of Ostrea edulis chromosome 3, xbOstEdul1.1, whole genome shotgun sequence:
- the LOC125656365 gene encoding uncharacterized protein LOC125656365 → MPLVQRTFCGNTTYPIDQMDHSISCQDRADLLDTILHGNANDIANKIMEIKQTRNVIEKIFKDGIDSDAAQMTNNKSVLFRKTFEDLQSFKWADVVSEMVNSQPSLTNMLLAVMSRNKVTTECLPENLVPKLGLIYGILMQERYHKLSLVQRMLAVVLKDEQTHEKVFDRLEPIDITSSYSTLLRVIEEVGDCCYDNILGELKDGKRYRLIGDNVNFQVGKKFQRSNDKNNQQYHWFASCAVIQNCEFEQYSDATQGPVRELNMTHILPSDSDIAALKTNYSCHIAKVAQELIPALSFLTATDFRPEYPDIIQKKNGSILLPVQPLNEQYYTDVVKILDSYQEFVTEINEKSEISFNSIQIGGDQLTRERFSGAKTLRSGAYTAKERFKNLYPISFELFHTSMNFLDLMFKILFNKKVFEKGTLNGEKIKINRSSVHEDVKNHYDDDKDFIVSFVKSYIAAALMEYFGMQDMDSPLTKHKPPSDPSELKKWQDDVLANFLDEYIFQKHQQINCTKKTLNLKLPDGTQIQIHIPLSNQQTVRSQNNGDDVYNYGVLVMELGLMFLEFQEVCKTPDRARLMAVLKCMMMMFKTVNNNSKYALEILRFLCFHQSSYSLQTSYQSIHGLFVNTQGRLDSSIPADLHMEHMVQKTKSMLKSLGSNKTPEIIMKRSKALAGMDAISHQYDTDTSVILRSHRHKLKSAKDDELKMMQDICEVHPFKHTPGRSFEFFKGLTSPLLFSVDAEKYKAWVQHHQSILDYDSGK, encoded by the exons ATGCCTCTGGTTCAAAGGACGTTTTGTGG GAATACAACTTATCCCATTGATCAAATGGATCACAGTATTAGCTGTCAAGACAGAGCTGATCTTCTAGATACAATTTTGCATGGTAATGCCAATGACATTGCaaataaaataatggaaatcaaacaaacaagaaATGTGATTGAAAAAATCTTCAAAGATGGCATTGATTCGGATGCAGCTCAGATGACAAATAATAAGTCAGTTTTGTTCAGAAAAACTTTTGAAGATCTACAGTCATTTAAGTGGGCAGATGTTGTCAGTGAAATGGTCAATAGTCAGCCTTCTCTAACAAATATGTTGCTTGCTGTAATGTCCAGAAACAAGGTGACAACAGAGTGTCTTCCAGAAAACTTGGTGCCAAAACTGGGGTTGATATACGGCATATTGATGCAGGAACGTTACCACAAGCTGAGTTTAGTCCAGAGAATGTTGGCTGTTGTTTTAAAAGATGAACAGACACATGAAAAG GTATTTGATCGATTGGAACCCATTGACATAACAAGCTCATACTCAACATTACTCAGGGTCATAGAGGAAGTTGGTGATTGCTGTTATGATAACATTCTTGGTGAGCTAAAAGATGGGAAAAGGTATCGTCTCATAGGTGATAATGTAAATTTTCAAGTTGGGAAAAAGTTTCAGCGCAGCAATGACAAGAACAATCAACAATATCACTGGTTTGCATCATGTGCTGtaattcaaaattgtgaatttgaacAATACTCAGATGCCACTCAAGGACCAGTAAGAGAGCTTAACATGACACATATATTACCATCTGATTCTGATATTGCTGCTTTGAAGACAAATTATTCCTGTCACATAGCTAAAGTAGCCCAGGAACTTATTCCAGCATTGTCTTTTCTCACTGCTACTGATTTCAGACCTGAATACCCTGACATCATTCAAAAGAAAAATGGGTCAATTCTCCTCCCTGTTCAACCTCTAAATGAGCAATACTACACAGATGTGGTCAAAATTTTGGACTCTTATCAGGAGTTTGTtacagaaataaatgaaaaatcagaaatcagctTCAATTCCATACAAATTGGGGGTGATCAATTAACACGCGAGAGATTTTCAGGTGCCAAAACTCTTCGAAGTGGTGCATATACAGCCAAAGAAAGATTCAAGAATCTCTACCCGATATCATTTGAGCTTTTTCATACCTCCATGAACTTTCTGGACTTGATgttcaaaatactttttaacAAAAAGGTATTTGAAAAAGGAACATTAAATGGAGAGAAAATCAAGATAAATAGGTCATCTGTACATGAAGACGTCAAAAATCATTATGATGATGACAAGGACTTTATTGTCAGCTTTGTAAAATCGTATATTGCTGCTGCTCTCATGGAATATTTTGGTATGCAAGACATGGACTCACCATTAACAAAACATAAACCTCCATCAGACCCCTCAGAACTTAAAAAATGGCAGGATGATGTCCTTGCAAATTTCCTGGATGAATACATATTCCAAAAACATCAGCAAATAAACTGCacaaagaaaactttaaatttgaagttACCAGATGGGACACAGATTCAAATCCATATCCCATTATCAAATCAACAAACTGTAAGGAGTCAGAATAATGGGGATGATGTGTACAACTATGGAGTTTTGGTAATGGAATTGGGACTAATGTTTCTAGAATTTCAGGAAGTTTGTAAAACTCCTGATAGAGCCAGGTTGATGGCAGTTCTGAAATGCATGATGATGATGTTCAAAACAGTAAACAACAATTCAAAGTATGCATTGGAAATTTTGCGTTTTCTGTGCTTTCACCAGTCATCATATAGCCTACAGACCTCATATCAGTCCATTCACGGTCTGTTTGTGAATACACAGGGGAGACTAGACTCATCCATCCCTGCAGACCTACATATGGAGCATATGGTCCAAAAGACCAAATCTATGCTTAAAAGCCTGGGCTCCAACAAAACACCCGAAATCATCATGAAAAGGTCAAAAGCATTAGCTGGAATGGATGCCATCTCTCATCAATATGACACGGACACAAGTGTCATTTTACGTTCTCATCGACACAAATTGAAAAGTGCCAAAGATGATGAATTGAAAATGATGCAAGATATTTGTGAAGTTCATCCATTTA